GCCTTCAGACGTCGAGGTATGAGAGGCTCCAAGAAAAGGCATAGCGGTCAGTCAGATTGCTCTTTTCCCTGGCATCCAGGAGCGGGGATGCCGTTGGTTGTTCACTGACGGAAGTCGCTGTGAATCGCCGTCCACTTGCCGAATGAAAAGGGGTCCAATGGCAGCATCCACCATGGCCCAGGGACGTGCCCCGCTTCCAGCCCAAGTACGCCACAGCGGTCAACGCACGGCAACTTGCGCGGCAGCGTCGACACTGAGCTGCCGGGCGATCAGCGGGATGCGCCGCTCCAGCCGGAATCCGAAGCCGGTCCAGGTCCACTCGCTCAGGGCGACCGACGGCGCGGCTCGTCCGCTGGGATAGCGCCCTTCCAGCGTCACCAGGTGTCCGTCCGGCAGCACAGTTAAAGCGACGACGGGCTGAAACAGCGCGCTCCCCACCCAGACGGCGCGGTAGGTTCCGTCCGGCCCGGGCTTAAGGACAGCGACGTGGGCACTGTCGCCGTGTGCGTCCCGGCTGGCGGTGATGGGTGAGTCGGCGGTTGACCAGCGCGTGATTGGCCAGTCCCGCCAGGGCCTCCAAACCGCCAGCACGCATTCCAGGCTGCCGTCACCAGTCACATCGGCATACACCTGCGAGCGCACGTCCCAGGCTTCGGGCAGACGCAGAGGCGGGCAGGGCGGGGGAGGCCGCAACGCCGCGCTTGGAAGGAGGGTGCCATCTGCCTGGGGTGTATGCCAGCCGCCCGCATCCCCGCCAGCCACCGCCACACCCAGAAGGAATAGGACAGGCAGAAAGGGCTTCACCGGCAGGCCTCCAGCCCCAGCCGGGCGAGAATCCGGGGGCGTTCCCTCCCATTGGCGGGCGAGACGCGGCCCGCGCGGTAACGGGTAGGGACGGCGCAGGCGCTCCAGCCCTGCGCTGCGCGCGTCGCCCGCACCACCGCCCCCACCCGCGTGTCGGGGTAGGGCTGGTCCAGCAGCAGGTTGCCCAGGCTGTACAGGACCAGGGTGTAACCCAGGCGTTCGTGGCCTTGCAGCACGTGCGGCCCGCTGCCCACGATCAGATCTGCCCCCGCCGAGGCCAGCTCGCGGGCCAGTTGGCGCTGGCGCGACGTGACCGGGCCATACTCCATGCCCCAATGCACGCCCACCACTACAGTCTGCGCCCGTCTTGCCCCCTCCCGAATGGCGGTTAGGGGGGGCGGCGTCCTGTGGTCGTCGAAGAAGGCAATCCAGGCGATGGAAACGCCGCGTACCCGCGTGATGGTCAGCTCGTGCGCGACGGGCACGAGACCCTCTCCCCGCAGCACCTGTCGCGTCTGGGCCTGCCCCGTCGTACCGCCGTCCAGCGCATGGTTGTTCTCCACGCCGAGATGGGTAAAGTCGCTCAAGACAGTCACGCCGGCGGGTGGTCCGCGCAGGTCCAGCCCGTTGCCCTGGTGAGGTCGCGTGGTCAGCGGCGACTCCAGGTTGCCAAAGGTGGCGTCGGCCACGAGTGCTGCACGCACCTCTGAGAGGGCGGCACTCCAGTCTGGGGCATTCATCTGCGCCACGCCGCGCGCCACACTCACGTCCCCGGCCAGCGCAAATGTCAGAGGTGTGGTGTCCTCACGTCCGCCGGATGTCAGGGCCAGCACAGCCAGCAGGCCCAGCGCACCTCTCACTTCACCACGGTGCCGTTCAGCCACGGGTGCATCGGCGGCAGATTTCCGGCCTTCAGCCGCGCCCGCCACGCCTCATCGGTCAGACGCCCAGCGGCGGGAGCGGTGAACTCGTACTGCGAGTACACCCCGCCGCGCGCGATCTGCTGCCCACCGCGTCCGTCTGGGACGACGGCATACAGCTCGTAGATGGTGCCAGTAGCCTCTTCCAGCACGAGGTTACCTGCGGTGGCCACGTCCGCCACCACGCCCGCGTAGGGCGGCTCGTCGAAGGAGGGGGTACCGCCGTCCTCCCCACCTTCGGGGTCGGTGCTGGCGAGTTTGAGCTGCTCGAGCCAGCCCCCGAAAAAGTGGATGCGGTCATAGCTGTCGCGGCTCAGCGGCTGTCCGGCCAGTTCCTTGGCAGTGGCCGCCCGCAAAAAGCCCAGCATGTCGCGCAGGCTCTCCAGATTGCTGGCCGTGCGCTCGGAGAGAATCTGCTGATCGGTCAGCACACGGCGGGTCAGGGCTTCCAGACCCAGCAGACGGGTCCAGACGGCCGCGTTCGGCTCCACGTAGCCGCGCGGGTGCTCGGGTTCCTCGCCCGCGCCCATCTCGGCCATGACCTGCTTGGCGTACAGCAGCATGTCATGCCGCAGTTCGGTCCACGATCCCAGAGTGGTCAGCATCTCCTTGCGCGTCCAGGCCGGGGTCCGCATGAAGGCGGGATACCGGTCGTCGCGCGCTTCCGGCGCGGCGAGCGCCTGCAGCACATACAGCCAGCCGCTGTAGACATTGGCATTCCAGTCGGCGGGTTTCAGGGCCGCGAATTGCGCGCGGGTCTTCTGCATCTGCGGACCGTAATTGGCATATGCGGTGTCGCCCAGGCTCCGCAATTCGTTCAGCGCCGCGTCGCTTCCCATGGCGGCAAGGAGGTCCAGACCACGCGGAAGGGCGCGCGGCTTCTGTTCGGTGCCGACTTCCCGGTAGACCAGTTGTTGCAGCGCCGCGCCGTCCAGCGTGAAGCGCTGCCCCAGCAGCCGGAAGCCCAGCGTCTCACGCTGACGCACGGCCACGCCTTCACCGGGCTTGGCCACCACAAAGACGCTGTTGACGCGCGGCGGTGGCAGCTGGGCCAGAGCGGCCTGGAACGCCTTTAGGGTGGCAGGCTCGGCCAGCCTGCGGATGTTGCCGCCCGTCACCCCTTGAAGGGCTGAGGCGTACTGCCGGTAGTTCAGGTCATCGCTCGCGCCGATCAGCAGGGCGGTGGGATCGTACAGGCGCGCCCAGAGTTTCTGCGCCTGCGCATCCCCGCTCATCAGATGCGTGATCAGCGCCGCCGTGCGCGTCTCGTCGGGTTGCGTCACCCGGAGGTTCATGCGGCCCAGCCAGCTCAGCGTACGGAAGTAGCGTTTCAGCGTCTCGGACCGCGTGTAATGGCCGCGTGGCACGTACTGCGAATAGTCCTCCCGCAGCCCGGAGCCCGCGAAGATGGGCGACGGCGCAATGCCCGCGTGGGCGTTGATCAGTTTCAACTCTGCGGACACCAGGGGTGCGACCTCGGCTGGAACTGGGGACGCCGGATCCGCCAGTTTCTGAGCGACGGCCAGATACGCCAGTGCCCGCCGCGCGTCAGCCTCCAGCGGGGTGCCGGCCAGCGCCTTCACCTGTCGCTGTGCGCCCCCTACCAGCCGTGCCGTCAACTCGCGGGCCGTCGGTGCAAGCGTCTCACGTTCCAGGTCGCGCAGCAATTTGTCGAAGACGAGGTGATAGATGTGCAGCACCGAATCAGTGGTCACAAAGACTGGTTGCTCGGCGTAACGGGTGGCCTCGTATACGGCGTCGAACTGCCGCCACTGGGCGGGCGTGATCACGAAGCCCTGGCGGGTGAGGGCAGCCCGCTGCGCCGCGTTCACGGCGGGCAGACCCAGATCCCGGTTGCCCCTGAGCAGGCCAGGATTGCTCAGGGTGTCGAGGTTGACTGGCAGCGTGAATGAAGCAGCCTTCGCGCCAGCAGAGAGTGTTACGAAACAGGACACGGCCATCACCAGGCGAGAGCGCATCATATTGTTCATACAGTACACAGCGGGGCGCGTCCTTGTCGCCGAGGTTAGGTAGTTCACGGGGTTGACCAGGGGATTTTCACGGGCAATCAAATTGCACTTTTCGTGAAGGGGAGATGTACCTTGATAGGCATTCCTCCTGAGGGAAATCGGCCCTGCTTGCCCGCCGTCCGCGAACCCTGGCCCAGTAACTTGGAGGCGGTTGCGTCGGTTAGTCTTGTTCGACGGGGCCACTGCCTTCCAGCAATAAAAAAAGCCTCACGCCGTGATGGGGTGGATCTAAATGGCGATCAGGGTTCTAGGTAACTCTCTGGACGAGGGCCATGAATCGTTGTTAGAGCGTGGGATTTACTTCCCGATGACGTTGCCCTACGCGAGAATCACATCTTCAGGGCCGTCAATCCAGACGCCGGCATACCAGACCTTGGCACTGGTCAGCACAAACTTGTCGTAAATGCCATTGTTCACCTCGACCAAGTCCAGGCTCTTGTATTTTAACTCTGCCGGGATCTTTGCGCCAAGGGAGTTGGCCAGCGCGTCGGGTTGCCCTTTCAGTACAGCCGCCCGTGGTAGTGGCATTTGCCGTTTAAGGTTGCGCCAACGTCTTCCAGCAAATCAACCATCTCGTCGGAGAAACCGTCATCTATGAGCTCGAGGGCGCCCTCTAGAAGCTGGATGCCCGTGAGATCGAATTTGGTCATAAAGACCGTGGTCAGGGTCGACGGCATCACTAGCAAAGAGACGGCGATCAGGAGAGCAAATTTTGCATCACGCTCCAGTATCAAAGGCGGTTTCTTTGCTACGCGATGGGAAGGGGATGGAGTGCCCTAAGCGGACATTGCCGGGTCAAAGCTTGAAACCCTTCCGTTCTCCGAAACAATGGGGATCCTTCACCGAAGAAAAAGCCCCACACACTGTGGGGCGGTCTTCCTGCCGCACTCGGGCAGGTCCTGCTATTGAGGAAAGCGTAATCCTCCAGCTGTCACAGCGATATGACGTTCGTCCCAGCCATTGAATTACTCTTTAAGGCAGAGAATAAGGATGTCTTGCACTCTCTAGCAAGTAGAAGACCCCGCGTGTTATTCGTGCGGGCGCTTAACTACGTTTAGTTTAGCTGGCTTTTGGGAGGGCCCGGGCGGCGTGATACACCTGCCTAGCTTCAGCGGGCGTGAGTTCGGTCAGGTTACCCACTTCTCGTCCGATCACCTTCGCGGCGTAAGCGTTGTACTCCGTGTCCCGTTCTGCTGTGTCCTTGAGAATTGTTTGCAAGGAGGCCAGCAAATCTGAGGCCTTCTCCTTGCTCAAGGTGACTCTGCTCTGTGCTGACAGCAGCAAAGCATCAGGTCGGGGCGCAATCTGGCGGGCCTCCTGCTTGTCTCTGAGAACTGGGGAGGGTGGGCCATGGCTCGCCGTATGTCCGTCATCGTCCGTATCTGCCACGATGCCAAGCGCCGCGCTCAGAGCGTAACGCCGTAGGTAGGTGATGGCAGAGCCGACACTTTGCGCCGTTTCCTGCCCCTTCGGGTCTTTGGCAGGGGTGCGGGCGGTGTTGGCGATGTACTCACCGGACTCGTGCAGGATGATGGTTTCGAGCGCCACATATCCCGGCCCATCACTGACGGGAAGTTGCACAATGCTCAGCCCGTTGCTGGACAGGGCATGCCGACATGCGGCCCACACACTGGCCAGATCGGCATACCTGCTGCCGAGGTGTGGATTTTCGGAGGTTTTCAGTGCCGGCTGGACGGCAGCCTGCGCTCTGGAAAGCGCTTTAGCCAACTCACCAATGGATTCGCTTTTTTGCACATCTATCTCCAAAATGGGCCGCGCTTGACTGATCTGGGCGCCTGTCGTAATTCGACGCTTAGTTGTGGCCGATTTTCCTCAACAACCTGAGCTTCCCAGGCTTACTACGTACACAGCATAACCTTAAGCCTTAATTGTCCTAGTATCGGAATGACCACTTTTTGCTACTGTACTTTCCGGTGGCGCCTAGTCTGCATCTCAATGTCAGCACCCCAACAACTGCATACGACGCTGACCACCACTGGGCAATTGCTACAACCATATGCGGCACTCCACAGCGTTCAGGTGCAACGGGTGGTGAACGATCTGGTTGAGGGCCATGCCCCCCGTGATGCTAGCGACGTGGCTACCTTGCTGGCTCTGACCCTGCACGGCATCCCGAAGCGGCAGAGGTCACGCGCTCGGGCCTGAGGATATTCACCTGCTGTTAGCGGCCGCCGTCTAAGTGACGGCGGCCGCTTGGAGTAACCGTGTCTCTCTACATGGGAGGGAGCGAAGGCACGCTCCTATGGTATGGAAAATACTGAAGTGCCTCTGGTTTCCACATTATTGAATGCGGATCCGAGGCTCAAGGACTGACAAGGGAGTAGTGTTGCCGCTCCTCAAAGACGAAGCGTTCCGAGATTAGATTACTTGCTCGGAAATCACTCCTGCGCAGGGGCTCAAACCAGAATTCGTCTGCGTTGTACAACTCAATGGAAGCGCTTAAATGGCGTACTGCTTCTAAGTAATCGAAGAGCTGGATAAAATTCACACGGTTTGTCTGAAATTCCTGGAGGTCTGCTTGTGTGGGTGCCGTCCAGTCGAGTTCGAAGGCAAAGGGGCCGCCGCAGCCAAGATGAGAGCCTATGGAATACACATGAGGTTGACTGAGAGAGCGGCGAGCTCCTTCTTCGCGTTATTGGATGCGCTTAACTGTCGGCCCTGGAGCCCTATCGTCCGAGATGATTTCTGGAAGAGGGACGCTTGAGGCAAGAAACAGGTGATTGCACATGCGCTCACTGTAGCCAGCATCCATGTGTAGTGGGGCTTCGCGAAAGCAGGACTTTGTCACTCTCGAATGGCGTGGGCTGTTACGCTCTGGTGTGTTTCTGCAAGAAGGCCACGTGGCCGCCCACCTTAACGTCATCGGCTACCAGTTCCCTGAGCTGACTGATGTCGAACTGGACTCAGACTGGCTGCTGATTCAACTCCGCCTTCAATGGGCGGGCATTGCTGGGAGCGAACAGACCCTGCCCTCACCACCTCCGAGTTGGAAGGCCTGGCGGCTTGGCTTCTTGAAGTCGCGCAGCATGCTGCCGTGTTTGGCGGGTGGAAGCACAACCGCCTCTCCACACGGTGCTTTTTCACTGAGCCCAATCTCGGTGTCGAGGCTT
This sequence is a window from Deinococcus humi. Protein-coding genes within it:
- a CDS encoding CapA family protein — translated: MRGALGLLAVLALTSGGREDTTPLTFALAGDVSVARGVAQMNAPDWSAALSEVRAALVADATFGNLESPLTTRPHQGNGLDLRGPPAGVTVLSDFTHLGVENNHALDGGTTGQAQTRQVLRGEGLVPVAHELTITRVRGVSIAWIAFFDDHRTPPPLTAIREGARRAQTVVVGVHWGMEYGPVTSRQRQLARELASAGADLIVGSGPHVLQGHERLGYTLVLYSLGNLLLDQPYPDTRVGAVVRATRAAQGWSACAVPTRYRAGRVSPANGRERPRILARLGLEACR
- a CDS encoding ERF family protein, whose translation is MQKSESIGELAKALSRAQAAVQPALKTSENPHLGSRYADLASVWAACRHALSSNGLSIVQLPVSDGPGYVALETIILHESGEYIANTARTPAKDPKGQETAQSVGSAITYLRRYALSAALGIVADTDDDGHTASHGPPSPVLRDKQEARQIAPRPDALLLSAQSRVTLSKEKASDLLASLQTILKDTAERDTEYNAYAAKVIGREVGNLTELTPAEARQVYHAARALPKAS
- a CDS encoding DUF3160 domain-containing protein, which codes for MMRSRLVMAVSCFVTLSAGAKAASFTLPVNLDTLSNPGLLRGNRDLGLPAVNAAQRAALTRQGFVITPAQWRQFDAVYEATRYAEQPVFVTTDSVLHIYHLVFDKLLRDLERETLAPTARELTARLVGGAQRQVKALAGTPLEADARRALAYLAVAQKLADPASPVPAEVAPLVSAELKLINAHAGIAPSPIFAGSGLREDYSQYVPRGHYTRSETLKRYFRTLSWLGRMNLRVTQPDETRTAALITHLMSGDAQAQKLWARLYDPTALLIGASDDLNYRQYASALQGVTGGNIRRLAEPATLKAFQAALAQLPPPRVNSVFVVAKPGEGVAVRQRETLGFRLLGQRFTLDGAALQQLVYREVGTEQKPRALPRGLDLLAAMGSDAALNELRSLGDTAYANYGPQMQKTRAQFAALKPADWNANVYSGWLYVLQALAAPEARDDRYPAFMRTPAWTRKEMLTTLGSWTELRHDMLLYAKQVMAEMGAGEEPEHPRGYVEPNAAVWTRLLGLEALTRRVLTDQQILSERTASNLESLRDMLGFLRAATAKELAGQPLSRDSYDRIHFFGGWLEQLKLASTDPEGGEDGGTPSFDEPPYAGVVADVATAGNLVLEEATGTIYELYAVVPDGRGGQQIARGGVYSQYEFTAPAAGRLTDEAWRARLKAGNLPPMHPWLNGTVVK